Proteins co-encoded in one Spirosoma endbachense genomic window:
- a CDS encoding DJ-1/PfpI family protein gives MNRKILIVTGDGGESYETLYAVHRFQEEGDTAVIAAPSKRRLNLVMHDFEPGWDTYIERPGYCMDSDLTIKEVIVDDYDAILLLGGRAPEYLRNHAALLEIVREFDRQGKWIFAICHGIQILVTAGLANNRTLTAYEHVRTEIEMGGGTYSTQQAIRDRNIVTGQTWQSHPEFYREVFACLKKPELVEK, from the coding sequence ATGAATCGAAAAATTTTAATCGTTACCGGCGATGGTGGCGAAAGTTACGAAACCCTCTATGCCGTTCACCGCTTTCAGGAAGAAGGTGATACGGCCGTGATTGCCGCCCCCAGCAAACGTAGACTTAACCTGGTTATGCACGATTTTGAGCCTGGTTGGGATACTTACATCGAGCGGCCCGGCTATTGTATGGATTCAGATCTGACGATAAAGGAGGTAATAGTAGATGATTACGACGCGATTTTACTGTTAGGTGGCCGCGCCCCTGAATACCTTCGTAACCATGCTGCTCTGCTAGAGATAGTCCGCGAATTTGACCGGCAGGGTAAATGGATCTTTGCCATCTGTCATGGGATACAGATTCTGGTCACGGCCGGTTTAGCGAACAACCGAACGCTAACAGCCTACGAACATGTACGCACTGAAATTGAAATGGGTGGTGGAACGTATTCTACCCAACAGGCCATCCGTGATCGGAACATAGTAACAGGGCAGACCTGGCAATCGCATCCCGAATTTTATCGCGAAGTATTTGCTTGCCTGAAAAAACCCGAACTAGTGGAAAAATAA
- a CDS encoding dihydrofolate reductase family protein, with product MRTVTFAMNISLDGYCDHTIFNPSEEVHDYFSTLLNDVDLLFFGRVMYQLMFPYWADVAKNQSGTADENRFAERLTAIDKVVMSRSLNQVEYTTRLVRSNPAEELLKLKQQPGKKISVDSVSLLPELISAGLIDEFHLVVHPVMVGNGRLLLDGGSLQQNLTLKLVDMIVFKSGSIALHYLKQ from the coding sequence ATGAGAACGGTAACCTTCGCTATGAATATCAGCCTGGATGGCTATTGTGATCACACTATCTTCAATCCCAGTGAAGAGGTGCATGATTATTTCTCCACCCTGTTGAACGATGTTGATCTGCTCTTTTTCGGCCGTGTTATGTATCAGCTCATGTTCCCCTATTGGGCCGATGTGGCAAAAAACCAATCTGGCACAGCCGATGAAAATAGATTTGCTGAACGACTTACGGCTATCGATAAAGTGGTTATGTCACGTTCATTAAACCAAGTGGAGTATACTACGCGACTTGTTCGTAGTAACCCAGCCGAAGAACTTCTGAAACTGAAGCAGCAACCCGGCAAAAAAATTTCCGTAGACAGTGTAAGTCTGCTTCCGGAATTAATCTCAGCAGGCCTTATCGATGAATTTCATTTGGTTGTCCATCCGGTGATGGTGGGGAATGGGAGATTATTGCTCGATGGGGGCAGCCTTCAGCAGAACCTTACGTTAAAGCTGGTTGATATGATCGTTTTCAAATCCGGCTCTATAGCGCTTCACTACCTGAAACAGTGA
- a CDS encoding sensor histidine kinase, whose product MYELSPLLAYNEGYSDGDGKPSVGTRLLDAGRIAEARALLSKQRQEERLRLLLELGSYFVFKPGTEKADLDQASTYINEALILSTKAPIQWKVESMALRAHWLDQSGFAAEGQRVFDEIVTLCDRSGNELASAQILLRAGELLHYGDPARLMKLEKALSIFRKANAKEKEIETLSLINIDYFVSKKYDVAENYLRTIVKLQSRINFRHQQYPYDALSWLAYRKGALTDALSYSNKSLASLASRADSTFISYFHTRRGLVYERLLKLDEALTWYDKGLENRAPGTRLFWYRAVIGKVLTLNEIGRAKEALFLLKETKRNYPPNSYFDKMHFTFLLGMTYGNLKKFSFAESNYKVFLTMAEKFPEEYIHDEFPTAFFQISTFYRTIGKTRQARDYLERGKGYTSPFDILAKDNYYYNLFKIDSMEGRHLDAIRHLRLSYEFADSMFSYDQRKRAEELIVKYETEKKDKNIQLLNSQNQLERIKTEQAHRTRNITLAGLVLMLIIISLLFNRYLIKQKTNLKLVASQRELDQKNFFLETLNTEQDKLLKEKEWLLKEVHHRVKNNLQMVTSLLYSQSVYLQDDTARLAVKDSLRRMQAMALIHQKLYQDENTSSIAMPEYINELTLYLQESFDDEHQITFRQTIEPLSLDVSQAIPLGLIVTESIVNTIKHAFLNGQKGVVSIELQQDGPDFLVLKIADNGIGLPAGLDIKEYNSLGLELMQGLAKQLNGHFKIENSNGVLVTVRFISSSKQHLETTLPAKNS is encoded by the coding sequence GTGTATGAATTAAGCCCTTTGCTTGCCTATAATGAGGGATATAGTGACGGAGACGGAAAACCGTCAGTGGGAACCAGGTTGCTGGATGCCGGAAGAATAGCGGAAGCCAGGGCATTGCTTAGCAAGCAGCGTCAGGAAGAACGGCTTCGGTTATTGCTGGAATTGGGCAGTTATTTCGTTTTCAAGCCGGGCACCGAAAAGGCAGATCTTGATCAGGCATCAACATACATAAACGAAGCTTTAATTCTGAGTACGAAAGCGCCCATTCAATGGAAAGTTGAAAGTATGGCACTTCGAGCCCATTGGCTTGATCAATCCGGATTTGCTGCTGAAGGCCAGCGAGTATTTGATGAAATAGTAACCTTATGCGATCGATCGGGAAACGAACTGGCATCCGCCCAGATATTGCTGCGTGCCGGTGAATTACTTCATTACGGAGACCCTGCAAGGCTTATGAAATTAGAAAAAGCCCTTTCCATTTTCAGAAAAGCAAACGCAAAAGAAAAGGAAATTGAAACCCTTTCTCTGATAAACATTGACTATTTTGTTTCTAAAAAGTATGATGTAGCAGAAAACTATTTACGCACAATTGTCAAACTTCAAAGCCGAATAAACTTTCGGCATCAACAATACCCATACGATGCATTATCCTGGCTGGCTTACCGAAAAGGGGCACTTACCGATGCATTATCTTATTCCAACAAAAGTTTGGCAAGCCTGGCCTCCAGGGCCGATTCCACATTTATCAGTTACTTCCATACGCGAAGGGGACTTGTCTATGAACGACTACTTAAATTGGATGAAGCCCTTACCTGGTATGACAAAGGATTAGAAAACAGGGCACCCGGAACAAGGTTGTTTTGGTATAGAGCCGTGATAGGCAAAGTGCTAACGCTTAATGAGATTGGTAGAGCAAAAGAAGCTTTGTTCCTTCTTAAAGAAACAAAAAGAAATTATCCGCCCAACTCATACTTTGACAAGATGCACTTTACCTTTCTGCTTGGAATGACGTATGGCAATTTAAAGAAGTTCAGTTTCGCGGAAAGCAATTACAAAGTCTTTTTGACCATGGCGGAAAAATTTCCGGAGGAATATATCCATGACGAATTCCCTACGGCATTTTTCCAGATTTCGACCTTTTACCGCACAATTGGTAAAACCAGGCAAGCGAGAGACTATCTTGAGCGGGGAAAAGGCTACACGTCTCCATTCGATATACTGGCTAAGGACAATTATTATTATAATCTGTTCAAAATTGATTCTATGGAGGGGCGTCACCTGGATGCGATCAGACACCTTAGGCTTAGTTATGAGTTTGCCGACTCTATGTTTAGCTATGACCAGCGGAAACGAGCAGAAGAGTTAATAGTGAAATACGAGACAGAGAAAAAAGACAAAAACATCCAATTGTTGAACAGCCAGAATCAGCTAGAGCGTATAAAGACCGAGCAGGCGCACCGGACCAGAAATATAACGTTGGCTGGTTTGGTGCTAATGCTGATCATTATCTCATTATTATTTAACCGGTATCTTATCAAACAAAAAACGAACCTTAAACTTGTAGCGAGTCAGCGAGAACTGGATCAAAAAAACTTTTTTTTAGAAACACTAAATACCGAGCAGGACAAACTCCTCAAAGAAAAAGAATGGTTGTTGAAGGAAGTTCATCATCGTGTTAAAAACAACCTTCAGATGGTAACTAGCTTGCTTTATTCACAATCGGTGTATTTACAGGATGACACAGCCAGACTGGCCGTAAAGGATAGCCTTCGCCGGATGCAGGCGATGGCCTTAATTCATCAAAAGCTTTACCAGGATGAAAATACGTCCAGCATTGCCATGCCCGAATACATTAATGAGCTGACGCTTTACCTGCAAGAGAGTTTCGATGACGAGCACCAGATCACTTTTAGACAGACTATTGAGCCATTATCTCTTGATGTATCACAGGCAATTCCCCTTGGATTGATCGTCACCGAAAGTATTGTCAATACCATTAAGCATGCTTTTCTAAATGGGCAAAAAGGCGTTGTGAGTATAGAACTTCAACAGGACGGACCTGATTTTTTAGTGCTAAAAATAGCTGATAATGGTATTGGCCTGCCCGCAGGACTTGACATAAAGGAGTATAACTCGCTGGGGCTTGAACTGATGCAGGGGCTTGCGAAGCAATTGAATGGTCACTTCAAGATTGAAAACAGTAACGGTGTGCTTGTGACCGTCAGGTTTATTTCATCAAGTAAGCAACACCTGGAAACGACCTTGCCTGCAAAAAATTCGTAA
- a CDS encoding 3-keto-disaccharide hydrolase produces the protein MKKCLLLTGWLVALTIQLFAQTPPTGHPNTNGAGWKPLFERDLSDAGYPKGVWSFEEGVLTATADKSIWTAKPYNDFILDLFFQTADGTNSGVVVHCSDTTNWIPNSVEIQIADDHAKKWAESPTNWQCGAFFGHQGPTKSVVKKPGEWNRYTLTCQGKMIYIVLNNQLVNTIDLTKFTSTKKNPDGSDVPAWLNKPAADLPLHGFIGLQGKHAGAPIYFRNLKIKEL, from the coding sequence ATGAAGAAGTGCTTGCTATTGACGGGCTGGCTGGTAGCCTTAACTATTCAGCTTTTTGCCCAAACACCTCCTACCGGCCACCCAAATACAAACGGAGCTGGCTGGAAACCACTCTTTGAGCGCGATCTTTCTGACGCTGGCTATCCGAAAGGTGTCTGGAGTTTCGAGGAAGGTGTATTGACCGCAACCGCCGATAAATCAATCTGGACGGCCAAGCCCTATAATGACTTTATACTTGATTTATTTTTTCAAACGGCCGATGGCACCAACAGTGGCGTTGTGGTGCATTGCAGCGACACCACCAACTGGATTCCGAACTCGGTCGAAATTCAGATTGCCGACGATCATGCCAAGAAATGGGCAGAATCGCCCACAAACTGGCAATGCGGGGCTTTCTTCGGCCATCAGGGCCCTACCAAAAGCGTTGTTAAAAAGCCCGGCGAATGGAATCGCTATACGCTGACTTGCCAGGGCAAAATGATTTACATCGTCCTAAACAACCAACTGGTGAATACGATTGATCTGACAAAATTCACCTCGACAAAGAAAAACCCTGATGGTTCTGATGTTCCGGCCTGGCTCAATAAACCCGCTGCAGACCTTCCTTTACATGGGTTCATTGGTTTACAGGGCAAACATGCAGGAGCCCCTATTTACTTCCGAAACTTAAAAATTAAGGAATTATAG
- a CDS encoding glycoside hydrolase family 97 protein: MRKVLIFKVLTVLAGVIFLFSGFKATSQSMGLRSKLGSNTITLSLSKNGELHYQVTRRDKIIISDSPLGLNCDDQNFTSGLSVVNVSPIEVRREKYDSKVGSFKTIDHVFERKSITFKNRSGALMIIDLVTGNEGVAFRYRFPDQDKKIRVINNEITGFQIEKNAKGWLQPYNKAGKYTPGYEDFYLKIHPGDSISNPRNPSVGWCMPALFQVNESKNWVLVAESGTDGSYPGCHLQPDSKGGLYKIAFAETDEKYTLPLGENNHPTSSLPWIMPWRVIIVGEQAGDILLSTLITDLAPASKIDDTSWIEPGKATWSWWSHPDDHSPEIYNQFTTLAASFGFSYTLFDAGWEKADKEGGIIAKATSQGVKPMVWGYSAAYFDPEKRKKRFKELAAMGVKGVKIDFWCSDRQEVMACLQSLFEDAAKEHLLVNLHGSTVPRGWHRTWPNFMTAEAVLGTESYFYEPRYPDKAAEQNTVLPFTRNVAGPTDYTPFALTIRKYPRLNTAVHELATAMIYTSGIIHFADSKEVFDSLPVPVRQLLKDMPASWDKTESIVAEPGEQLILSRQKDRLSYIVGINGTNKVVPVKLNLAKYAKGFSKFRVIMEGENPLMSFKTETYPIPSTWQYAFAPKGGFIIQFVNE, translated from the coding sequence ATGAGAAAAGTATTGATTTTTAAAGTCCTTACCGTTTTAGCCGGCGTAATTTTTCTTTTCAGCGGCTTTAAAGCAACAAGCCAATCGATGGGCCTGAGATCGAAGCTTGGATCAAATACTATTACATTGTCCTTGAGCAAAAATGGAGAATTGCATTACCAGGTAACACGCCGAGATAAAATCATTATTTCCGATTCTCCACTTGGCCTCAACTGTGACGATCAGAATTTTACATCTGGACTCTCAGTCGTTAACGTTTCACCCATTGAAGTAAGAAGGGAGAAATACGACTCGAAGGTAGGTAGCTTTAAAACGATAGATCATGTTTTTGAACGTAAGAGCATAACGTTTAAAAATAGGTCAGGCGCACTCATGATCATTGATTTGGTTACCGGAAATGAGGGCGTTGCTTTCCGTTACCGTTTTCCAGATCAGGATAAAAAAATTCGGGTGATCAACAATGAGATTACTGGATTTCAGATTGAAAAAAATGCGAAGGGATGGTTGCAGCCTTATAATAAAGCAGGAAAGTACACCCCAGGCTATGAAGATTTTTACCTTAAAATACATCCCGGCGACTCAATAAGCAATCCCCGTAATCCTTCTGTGGGGTGGTGTATGCCTGCCCTATTTCAGGTAAATGAAAGTAAAAACTGGGTTTTAGTTGCGGAGTCCGGAACAGATGGTTCGTATCCAGGCTGTCATTTGCAACCTGATTCAAAGGGTGGACTGTATAAAATTGCGTTTGCTGAAACAGACGAAAAATATACCCTTCCCCTGGGTGAAAACAATCATCCAACATCCAGTCTTCCCTGGATTATGCCCTGGCGAGTGATCATCGTTGGTGAACAGGCGGGGGACATCCTGTTGTCAACATTAATTACAGATTTAGCACCTGCTTCTAAAATTGACGATACCTCCTGGATCGAACCGGGCAAAGCCACCTGGTCATGGTGGTCCCATCCTGATGATCATTCACCAGAAATTTATAACCAATTCACTACTCTTGCCGCTTCTTTCGGTTTCAGCTATACGCTGTTTGATGCTGGCTGGGAGAAAGCCGACAAAGAAGGAGGGATCATAGCCAAGGCTACCTCCCAGGGGGTCAAACCAATGGTGTGGGGCTATTCGGCAGCGTATTTCGACCCAGAAAAACGAAAAAAGAGATTTAAAGAATTGGCGGCTATGGGCGTCAAAGGGGTTAAAATTGATTTTTGGTGCTCAGACAGGCAGGAGGTGATGGCTTGCCTGCAGTCACTTTTTGAGGATGCCGCTAAAGAACATTTACTGGTAAACCTTCATGGATCTACCGTTCCAAGAGGCTGGCATAGAACATGGCCAAATTTCATGACAGCGGAAGCTGTTTTAGGAACGGAGAGTTATTTTTATGAACCTAGATATCCTGATAAAGCCGCCGAGCAGAATACAGTATTGCCATTCACCAGAAATGTAGCAGGCCCGACGGACTACACACCGTTTGCACTAACCATCCGAAAATATCCCCGGTTGAACACAGCAGTTCATGAACTAGCTACTGCTATGATATATACGTCCGGCATTATTCATTTTGCGGATTCAAAAGAGGTGTTCGATTCACTCCCTGTGCCGGTTCGACAATTATTGAAAGACATGCCTGCCAGCTGGGATAAAACTGAAAGCATTGTGGCTGAACCGGGTGAGCAACTTATACTCTCTCGTCAGAAGGACCGCCTTTCTTACATTGTCGGAATAAATGGTACGAATAAAGTTGTACCTGTCAAACTTAATCTTGCCAAGTATGCAAAGGGCTTTTCTAAATTTAGAGTAATTATGGAAGGCGAAAATCCATTGATGTCGTTTAAAACGGAAACCTATCCAATCCCGTCTACCTGGCAGTACGCTTTTGCTCCCAAAGGAGGTTTTATTATCCAGTTTGTTAATGAGTAA
- a CDS encoding alpha/beta hydrolase — protein sequence MSRFFTTKIAAFEGLHFITVKSNALNRRADLTVFQPAQAIGMSGIPLVILLHGVYGSHWSWVAQGNVHQTTQALINAGQIRPMVLVMPSDGLFGDGSGYVPHRDDNYETWIVEDVIEVVREQFSDVTASSPVYITGLSMGGFGALRLGAKYPQVFRGFSGLSSITHFDQLHGFVANFATLQRDALEQDGVLDWLLKNKAILPPFRFDCGEDDPLLSANRSLHESLVAHHIDHIYEEFAGAHAWDYWQTHIERTLLFFNQCTP from the coding sequence ATGAGCCGTTTTTTCACGACTAAAATCGCAGCTTTTGAGGGGCTGCATTTTATCACGGTCAAAAGCAATGCCTTAAACCGGCGGGCCGACTTGACCGTTTTTCAACCCGCTCAGGCCATAGGTATGTCGGGAATTCCGCTGGTGATTCTGTTACATGGCGTGTATGGCAGCCATTGGTCCTGGGTGGCGCAGGGAAACGTTCATCAAACGACGCAAGCGCTTATTAACGCTGGGCAAATCAGGCCAATGGTGCTGGTAATGCCTTCCGATGGACTTTTTGGGGACGGGTCAGGATATGTTCCTCACCGGGATGACAATTATGAAACCTGGATTGTGGAGGATGTCATCGAAGTGGTTCGGGAGCAATTTTCAGACGTTACGGCGTCTTCACCTGTTTATATTACGGGCTTGTCGATGGGTGGCTTTGGCGCGTTACGATTAGGTGCCAAATATCCGCAGGTCTTCCGGGGTTTCAGTGGCTTGTCGTCCATTACGCATTTTGATCAGTTACATGGTTTTGTAGCCAATTTTGCCACTTTACAACGCGATGCCCTGGAGCAGGATGGTGTACTGGACTGGCTGCTGAAAAACAAGGCAATTCTGCCACCGTTCCGCTTCGACTGTGGCGAAGACGATCCGTTATTGTCCGCCAACCGGAGCCTACACGAATCGCTGGTTGCACACCACATTGATCACATCTACGAGGAGTTTGCCGGGGCACATGCCTGGGATTACTGGCAAACACACATTGAAAGGACCCTGCTTTTTTTTAATCAATGTACCCCTTAA
- a CDS encoding alcohol dehydrogenase catalytic domain-containing protein — MIQCQAAIADGIGNHTIQPITITDPQGDEVLVQIKAAGICHTDWDSQSWAKSLVMGHEGAGIIVKTGPTVTTLRVGDAVMLNWAIPCYTCFQCQEGNQHICERNSAVTAGNKVSQGHATLSSTQYNGQPIERSFGLGTMSEYALVREAACVTLQVDMPFPSAAIVGCGVMTGYGSVVNAAKVKAGSSVVVLGTGGVGLNVIQGARIAGAAKIIAVDVNPGRLEMARFYGATETVLADKSDKNLLEAARQVKTMTQGRGADYAFECTAIPALGAAPLAMVRNAGVAVQVSGVEQEISIDMNLFEWDKVYINPLYGQCRPQIDFPILQQLYTKGDLLLDQLVTRTYALTDLHQAFADMHAGRNAKGVIVFES, encoded by the coding sequence ATGATTCAATGTCAGGCAGCTATTGCCGATGGAATTGGTAACCACACGATTCAACCCATCACCATCACCGACCCGCAGGGCGATGAAGTGCTGGTACAAATCAAGGCCGCTGGTATCTGCCATACCGACTGGGATTCCCAATCCTGGGCCAAATCCTTAGTGATGGGACACGAAGGCGCTGGAATCATCGTCAAAACCGGCCCAACCGTAACTACTCTTCGGGTGGGCGATGCCGTAATGCTTAACTGGGCCATTCCCTGTTACACATGCTTTCAGTGCCAGGAAGGTAATCAGCACATCTGCGAACGCAATTCAGCCGTCACCGCCGGCAATAAAGTTAGCCAGGGACACGCCACTCTTTCCTCTACGCAGTATAACGGCCAACCCATTGAGCGGTCATTTGGCCTGGGCACCATGAGCGAATACGCACTGGTGCGGGAAGCCGCCTGTGTCACCCTGCAAGTGGACATGCCCTTTCCGTCTGCCGCCATTGTGGGATGTGGGGTGATGACCGGTTATGGTTCCGTGGTCAATGCTGCCAAGGTCAAAGCCGGGTCGTCGGTCGTAGTACTAGGCACCGGGGGGGTGGGCCTGAACGTTATCCAGGGGGCTCGCATCGCCGGGGCCGCAAAAATTATCGCAGTCGATGTGAATCCGGGCCGGCTGGAGATGGCCCGATTCTACGGGGCTACCGAAACGGTGCTGGCCGACAAATCCGATAAAAACCTTTTGGAAGCCGCCAGACAGGTGAAAACGATGACGCAGGGACGCGGGGCTGACTATGCCTTTGAGTGTACGGCCATTCCCGCTCTGGGAGCCGCTCCACTGGCGATGGTTCGTAACGCGGGCGTGGCCGTGCAGGTTAGTGGCGTCGAACAGGAAATCAGCATCGACATGAATCTGTTTGAATGGGATAAGGTCTATATCAACCCACTTTATGGCCAATGCCGACCTCAGATCGACTTCCCGATTCTCCAGCAACTCTACACCAAAGGCGATTTATTGCTGGACCAGCTTGTTACCCGTACTTATGCCCTAACTGACTTACACCAAGCCTTTGCGGATATGCACGCGGGCCGCAATGCTAAAGGCGTTATCGTTTTCGAATCATGA
- the mnmA gene encoding tRNA 2-thiouridine(34) synthase MnmA: MSKHGRILVAMSGGIDSSLAAVMLHEEGYEVIGMTMKTWDYASSGGTKKETGCCSLDSINDARNIAVSLGFPHYILDIREEFGDYVIDHFTGEYLEGRTPNPCVLCNTHIKWDALLRRADRLDCESIATGHYAHIREENGRHIISKGVDTLKDQSYVLWGVSQESLSRTKLPLGHLRKSEIREMAKERGFIELVTKSESYEICFVPDNDYRGFLKRRVPGLETEVAGGNFVLEGTGKVLGKHQGYPFYTIGQRKGLGMAFGQPMFVTEIRKDTNEVVLGVDKDLYRDGMLVSKLNLQKYDHIAGPLETVTKVRYKDAGTPATISQLSDDKIEVLFHEGVSAIAPGQAAVFYEGDDVIGGGWIMKSFRQSDASQSQHQPGDQVALV; encoded by the coding sequence ATGAGCAAACACGGACGCATTTTAGTCGCCATGAGTGGCGGCATTGACTCCTCACTGGCAGCGGTTATGCTGCACGAAGAAGGCTATGAAGTAATCGGCATGACCATGAAAACATGGGATTATGCCTCGTCGGGCGGTACAAAGAAAGAAACCGGCTGTTGCAGTCTCGACAGCATCAACGACGCCCGCAACATTGCCGTAAGTCTGGGATTCCCACACTACATTCTGGACATTCGCGAAGAGTTCGGCGATTATGTGATCGACCACTTTACGGGCGAATACCTTGAAGGCCGAACCCCGAACCCATGCGTTTTGTGTAACACCCACATTAAATGGGATGCCCTGCTTCGTCGGGCCGATCGGCTTGATTGCGAATCCATTGCCACTGGTCACTACGCCCACATTCGGGAAGAAAATGGCCGGCATATTATTTCAAAAGGCGTTGATACCCTCAAAGATCAATCTTACGTGCTCTGGGGTGTATCGCAGGAAAGCCTGAGCCGGACAAAACTACCACTAGGGCACCTTCGCAAATCCGAAATACGCGAAATGGCTAAAGAACGGGGCTTTATTGAACTTGTCACAAAGTCAGAATCGTATGAAATCTGTTTCGTGCCCGATAATGACTACCGTGGTTTTCTGAAACGTCGAGTGCCTGGTCTGGAAACGGAGGTAGCTGGCGGCAATTTCGTGCTGGAAGGCACCGGCAAAGTGTTGGGCAAACATCAGGGTTATCCATTTTATACCATTGGCCAGCGAAAAGGCCTGGGCATGGCTTTTGGTCAGCCCATGTTCGTGACTGAAATCAGGAAAGATACGAACGAGGTGGTTTTAGGCGTAGATAAAGATTTGTATCGTGATGGAATGCTTGTCAGCAAATTGAATCTCCAGAAATACGATCATATTGCTGGTCCGCTCGAAACGGTCACCAAAGTACGGTACAAAGATGCGGGTACGCCAGCCACTATTTCGCAGCTTTCCGATGATAAAATCGAAGTGCTTTTCCATGAAGGCGTTTCGGCAATTGCACCCGGTCAGGCCGCTGTTTTTTACGAAGGCGACGATGTTATTGGCGGTGGCTGGATTATGAAAAGCTTCCGCCAGAGTGATGCTTCTCAAAGTCAGCATCAACCTGGTGACCAGGTAGCCTTAGTTTAA
- a CDS encoding alpha/beta hydrolase-fold protein, which yields MAQQVPGKRDSIHSEILKEKRYFQVVLPIGYDAASKKKYDVIYVLDGDWNTKLLSDVEQLLGEEGRIPHNIIVSIFNTDRNRDFLPTHNQSNQTSGGADQFLNFLKKELIPYINKTYPSDGENTLFGHSFGGLFVTYALLAEPQLFNSYIAADPSYWWDNNVILKMVPPKLTTLKVSDRMLYVTGREGSGMNDMRIPQMDSILKTYAPATLTWKLVAYPDESHGTVRLKSAYDGLKFSYPNYHKGGIVFHPMNGMLLKNKPISLWELSDTTNVRYTTDGTEPTRSSAQFKKENILTGPAKVIIRRMTQRPSSDESFSGNFVTSDYLPPGKLDRFMKPGGFNYAYYEGSWSKLPDFTILKPVKTGRIDTSFGLDKLPRQINFGLAIWGQLKIQEDGYYLFAIDADDGFKFYLENRLLIDYDGQHGGEALGASYIVPLKKGFYHIRQEYFQKEGGRKLDFEYVSPGAFASKHSTGIPLALQYGITN from the coding sequence ATGGCCCAGCAAGTTCCCGGAAAACGGGATTCAATCCACTCGGAAATACTAAAGGAGAAACGGTATTTTCAGGTGGTTCTGCCAATAGGATACGATGCGGCTTCAAAGAAAAAATATGACGTGATCTATGTGCTCGACGGGGACTGGAACACCAAACTCCTCTCTGATGTAGAGCAGCTTCTTGGTGAAGAAGGTCGAATCCCGCACAATATCATTGTCAGTATATTCAATACAGATCGGAACCGGGATTTTCTACCCACTCATAACCAAAGTAACCAGACCTCGGGTGGTGCGGATCAGTTTCTAAACTTTCTCAAGAAGGAGCTGATACCCTACATCAATAAAACGTATCCATCCGACGGCGAAAACACCTTGTTTGGCCACTCCTTTGGTGGGCTTTTTGTCACCTATGCTTTGCTGGCTGAGCCGCAGCTTTTCAACTCATATATCGCGGCCGATCCCAGCTATTGGTGGGATAATAACGTGATACTCAAGATGGTTCCACCCAAATTGACCACCTTGAAGGTATCCGACAGAATGTTGTACGTTACGGGCAGAGAAGGATCGGGAATGAACGATATGCGCATCCCGCAAATGGATAGTATACTCAAAACGTATGCACCGGCCACACTTACTTGGAAACTAGTCGCCTACCCGGATGAATCGCACGGCACTGTACGACTTAAAAGTGCCTATGATGGGCTCAAATTTAGTTACCCGAACTATCATAAGGGCGGGATCGTCTTTCATCCGATGAACGGGATGCTGTTAAAGAACAAGCCGATCAGCCTTTGGGAACTTTCCGATACGACCAATGTACGCTATACCACCGATGGGACTGAGCCAACGCGATCCTCTGCTCAATTCAAAAAAGAAAACATCTTAACCGGTCCAGCCAAAGTTATCATCCGGCGTATGACCCAGCGGCCCAGTAGCGACGAGTCTTTTTCGGGGAATTTCGTGACTAGTGATTATTTACCGCCAGGCAAGCTGGATCGCTTTATGAAACCGGGAGGGTTCAATTATGCCTATTATGAGGGCTCATGGAGCAAATTGCCGGATTTTACAATCCTCAAGCCTGTAAAAACAGGCAGGATCGATACGAGCTTCGGCCTTGACAAGTTGCCCCGGCAGATCAATTTTGGGCTGGCCATTTGGGGGCAACTCAAAATACAAGAAGATGGGTATTACCTTTTCGCTATCGATGCGGACGATGGCTTCAAGTTTTACCTGGAAAATCGCTTGCTAATCGATTATGACGGGCAACACGGGGGAGAAGCACTGGGCGCATCGTATATCGTCCCGTTAAAGAAAGGCTTTTACCACATCCGACAGGAATATTTTCAAAAGGAGGGTGGCCGTAAACTTGATTTCGAATATGTATCGCCAGGGGCCTTTGCTTCCAAACATTCCACAGGTATACCCTTAGCGCTTCAATATGGGATAACTAATTAA